Proteins encoded in a region of the uncultured Paludibaculum sp. genome:
- a CDS encoding tetratricopeptide repeat protein, whose translation MKRSHWLTLGALLCGAMAGLQAETVLLTHDATGNFLKQAPAVMRRGGFALVPRQALFGAASAHILDEGGRMHPVLWVTADDADAGVLEVFVGAQAPNGPDPATTMSRHVRMRHHEANIENTKEAGGFGIISRLDCGGPQDPDSEPLYDEHGLLSGWHATRMVDGRNTAFAVPLARFDAISQTARMSVPEWNRSHDLPKEESYQRAMGYLWMEDFDGALFYFQKAVDQDPQNARAWYHLGFAQGKNGHGKAKLACYKKAVELDPLFPPAHYYLGFSLLLGGDRDGAVAEYRKLRDLDDGWATRLKLFLDAAHVDVMEKPEPKTAAKRLA comes from the coding sequence ATGAAACGGTCTCATTGGCTGACACTTGGGGCGCTCCTCTGCGGGGCGATGGCCGGCCTGCAGGCTGAGACAGTGCTCCTGACACATGACGCAACCGGCAACTTCCTAAAACAGGCACCGGCGGTGATGCGCCGAGGCGGATTTGCCCTCGTACCTCGGCAAGCTCTTTTTGGGGCGGCCAGCGCCCACATTCTGGACGAAGGCGGGCGGATGCATCCGGTGCTCTGGGTAACGGCCGACGACGCCGATGCCGGAGTGCTGGAGGTGTTCGTGGGTGCGCAGGCGCCCAACGGACCGGATCCGGCCACGACGATGTCGCGGCACGTGAGAATGCGGCACCACGAAGCGAACATCGAAAACACGAAGGAAGCCGGAGGGTTCGGCATCATTTCGCGGCTGGACTGCGGCGGCCCCCAGGATCCGGACAGTGAACCGCTATATGACGAGCACGGGTTGCTCTCCGGATGGCATGCCACGCGGATGGTGGATGGCCGGAACACGGCGTTTGCCGTGCCTTTGGCCCGTTTTGATGCGATTTCGCAGACGGCCCGGATGTCGGTGCCAGAGTGGAATCGGAGCCACGACCTGCCCAAGGAGGAGTCCTACCAGCGCGCCATGGGCTATCTGTGGATGGAGGACTTCGACGGCGCGCTGTTCTACTTCCAGAAGGCCGTGGACCAGGACCCGCAGAACGCCCGGGCCTGGTATCACCTGGGCTTCGCGCAGGGCAAGAACGGGCACGGGAAGGCCAAACTGGCGTGCTACAAGAAGGCGGTGGAACTGGATCCGCTGTTCCCTCCAGCGCATTACTACCTGGGCTTCTCATTGCTGCTGGGCGGCGACCGCGACGGGGCCGTCGCGGAGTACCGCAAGCTGCGGGACCTGGACGACGGCTGGGCGACCCGTCTGAAGCTCTTCCTGGACGCGGCGCATGTGGACGTGATGGAGAAACCCGAGCCCAAGACCGCGGCTAAGCGGTTGGCGTAG